One Aegilops tauschii subsp. strangulata cultivar AL8/78 chromosome 2, Aet v6.0, whole genome shotgun sequence genomic window, TCCAAAAGATGATTCAGTATACTGCCATATTTATTTCCTCTATAATGCCATTTAAAAGTAGGGTGGGAAATTATGAAAAAATATGTCCATGCCCAACTATTGATGCTTTGGTGCGACAAATTTTCATCAAACAGGGACGAGGCCTATTACTGAGGGAACTCATGGCCACCCGAGTCACCAAGATTGTAATGGTGATTTCTGTAGGTGCAAGATTGAGGGATACACCTAACCATCAGGATTGGGCATACTCTTATGAGACACATTAATTGCACAGAGAAGGTTCATTATATCAGGACATGGAACGGTcacttttcatatataaattgAACACCCACATTAATTTTAGCACATTTTTACTttattttgggggggggggggggggggtatgctTATTCTGTAAGCATGAAATTTGATTATCAAAACAGACTATCGCCCCGCTTTATAGATAAAACACCAAGCAGGGTTCACATATAATGCAAGCATAACTGCATCAGTTTGAACAGGAAGTTGAACAAAGCAAATAGTGTGCTAGGACAACAACATAAACACGAAAAGCAAAGTAGAACAAAGATACAGGACGCCACCTGCCCCCCGGCCGTCCAAAAACAAAGTTTGTTTCCGGGAGGCAAGGATAGAGAGGCTCGTCATATATTTAGTATGGAAGGATTCCCAAGTCCTTGCCGTACTTGATGATGTCGTCGTATATCTCATCCAGGTTCTTGTACTTGTACTCTAACCCTTCCCCGAGGAGCTTCGCCGAAGAAGTGCAGACTCTCGGCTTCTCCAGAAGGCCACAGAACCTGAAAAACGAACACTTCCTTAGATACGCATCTTCAATGCACGAGCTTGAGAACAGAACAGAACGCGCCATGACCAGGAGTCGAGCATGTACCGGTCGGTGTTGACGTTGTAGTGTGGGTACTTGGCCGCCAAGAAGCGGGCTAGCTCCACGACGGTGGTGTTGAGGCTGCAGCAGATGTACCGCCCCGACGCCTCCTCTTCCTCGGCCACGAATATCTCAGTGCGGCAAAGGTCGTCGACGTGGACCAACGGGATGGAGCCAGACATCCTCACGATGaatttaagcgtgcggaccctcgCATCATCGCCTAGTGATAATATCACATTAAGTAACCAACATAAAATTGTGCTAAACCAGCGACAACTAATACGGATCAGAGGGGTAACACATTCAGCATGGCGTTTGCTGGATCTTTCTTAGTTAGTTTCAGTTGACGACTCACCGGATAGCAGGGAGAGGACGTCGAGGGTGCTGGGATGGACCTTGGCCGCCGGTGCCGCGCCCACCATGAGGCCCGGGCACACAGTGACGAGGCTGATGCCTTTCTCCAGCGCGAACGCGCTCGCCGCCTTCTCCAGATGCACCTTCGAGACAGGGAACCCCTACACAACGGAACTTAAATGACTCAACGGACTGAGAATCAAAATACTGAAATGTGTGTGTGGTGTGTACCCAAGCATGTGTCTTTCCCGACGTCAGGAACTCGACGTCGGCCCAGGACTCCTCGTCCAGGACATGACCCTCGCCTTCCAACGGCAAGGTGGAGACCGCGGCCGCTGAGGATGTCAGCACCACGCGCTTCACTGTTCCCGCTCTAACGCACGACCTCATCACGTTCAGGAGTCCGTGGACGGCCGGCTCGATCACGTCTTTCTGTCAACACCATACATTACCCTTACATTAATTGTTTCATTCAGAATGCGTGCGTGCCCTCCCGTCAGACATTGGGTTTGGTGCTTTTTGAGCGTCGTTTACCTCAGGGTTCTCTGCGTGGAGGTTCACCGGAGGGGCGTCGAAGAAGACGTAGTCGCAGCCGGCGACGGCGTCGTCGAAGCTGCCCTCTTCGTCGAGGTTGGCACGGAACACCTCCAAGGGGCCGAGCGCTTGCAGATCCTTGAGGTGCTTGTTTTTCACCACGTCATCTGGAACCCATGAATCAAACAAATCCGATTAAATTCTTGGAGTATATCACAACATCAGACATGATCTCAGATCGAAACCCAAAAGCTAGGGGAACAATTAATCTTACCGGGGTTTCTGAGGGTGGTCTTGACTGCGTATCCCTTCTCCAGAAGCAGCTTGACTAGCGCCGACGCGATGTAGCCGTACCCACAGGGGACACACGCCGTCTTCCTCCTCGTCCCATCTCCTGCCGCCGGCTCCATATCGCTGGCCGGCCACTACAACTTCTCCGGGCAGCTCAAGCTCCGGCCGACCGGCCAGAGTTCTGTGCGTCACTTGCTCTGGTGGAGCGGTGGTGCTTGTGTGGGTTTTTGCTTTCACGAATGCATGCAACTTCATAAATAAGGAAGCATTTCATACTAGCTTGTGGCTTATCTTCCATTCCACACAAAAAATATTGAGTTGATCAGTTGAACAAACAAAAGATACGCACATATGTGGCTCAATGCCAACCGGGGAAAATAGTCAGACAAAACCATCAAGGCGTCATTATGGTTCACACTCGCAACCATGCAGGTCCTCTTGCATGGTTCGATTACAGATGGAACGAAATTGGGGGAAACCCCTCTATCAGGAAAGAAAAACATAATGGCTATGGATAAAACCATCAATGGCTCCCATGTGCAATAATACAGATTTTTTTAGTGCATACTAATTTGTTTACGAAGTCTCAAAATTATATCCCAGTTTAATTCTTTTTCAGTTCTATGACCCGGTTGTTCTTGTGGCGGACGAAGAGTCACTTTTCGTCCCTGTGAAGGACGAAGAGACGTCGTCCTTCTTGTGGTAGACAATGAGCAACTCCTTGTCCCCTGGAGAACGAAAAGATGTTGGACAGTACAGAGCTCATTGTAGCTCCCCTGGCCAAACCCTCCTGCCAGCACGACAACATCGATGTGAGGAATTCATTTAGACGAATATTAGCTCGAACAGTCATTGTGGAGTACGAATTTTGCTGTTCAATCTACACCGACCGACACAAGCCTACTTCGTGCTCGATGATTTGTTTTCCTGATTAATCGCACCCATCTACTCATCTAGATGTCACCATCCTTCTAAACATTGTTCCTCTTCCTATTGTCGTCATTGGCCGTGCACATCATTATCCGTGCCATCCGTGAACATGAACCGCATGGTGCTAACTCCAGCATCAACTCGACGCGGTCATCGTAATGTTGTTTCGATGTGAACTCTTGATGTCACATTGTCAGCCTCACCTAGATAAGTAGATGTGTGCAATTGATTGGAAAATAAATCACCGAGCGCGATGTAGGCATGTCTCGATCGGTGTAGATTGAACGGCAAAATCCGCCCTCCACAATGCACTGTTCGAGATCTTGTTCGTCTAAATGGTTTCTCCTCATAGATGCAGTCTTGGTGGCGGGAGGGTTTGGTCATGGGAGCTACAGTGCAGCAGGGATGATTGTCCGTGAATCTTTTTCTAAACACGCAACAATTATTTCTTGTATTCACGATGAATATTTTTTTGAATGCATGCTGAAATAAATTTGATCAATCATCCGGCGTCAAACTAGGGTGGGCTCTCCTGGTCTAAGAGAATCAGTGACGCCAGCCAAGATCACCGATCCGGACGCGATTTGGGTGACCAGGATATTGACATTGGCTCAAGGCATTAGCGCCCGCACATGAAGAAAATCAGCAATTTCCAGAACAGATATGAAGCACTAGCTCAGATTTCTACGTGGgcgagtaaatagcataaaactactagtttacaggctagggttccaaaaaactatccgattttaatttttttcaaaaacctACCAGTCGCGCGGTTtgctgtttcaaaaaacccaaaacgCCCGTGACTAGCGATTTAACCGTTTTTCTGACCGCCTGCACCCACATGTCAGGGCACGTGGCCACGCACGCTCACGGCGCGGCCGTTGACGGCCGTTAGCCCATGTGGTCCGGTCGGAACCAAAGCAGCCGGTCGGTCGGACTCCCTCTTACTCTCCCCCCGCAGTGACCTAGGTTGGCGATGGCAGCGCCACAGCGAAATGCCGTCGGCGGCGAGCTTTTGAGCCAAGGCGTCACCGGCGAGGAGGGCGGTGGACATTCAGAGGTTCAGGCATGGCTAGGCAGCTCGAGCTTCCCAACGCAGCGGTCGCCGCGGCCATCACCGCCCGAGGCTCAGGTGGATCCGGAGAGCTCAGATCCGGAAGTCCGCGCGGCTAGGGCAGTGGCGAAGTGCATCCACGCGGATCCAGATGGCGACCACAGGTGGGCGTCCGCGTTTGGTGGAGTGAGGTAAGAAATTTCAGTACCAGTTACAGTTTTAGTTGAGATTTTAAAATTAGGGTTAGAAGATGATAGTTTTGGTTAGGAAAAAAGTACTTTAGTTAGGGTTAGAAGATAGTGCAGTATTGGGAATGAGCAGTGTAATTGTTTGTTGGCATGCTACTGCATTTTAGTAATGTTCATTGCATTTGGTCATTGTTTTAAGCTTCAGTTCTTGAAACATAAATGTTTGTCAATTTAATCTCCTACAGCTTAGATGAAGAGATTTGGTACATGAGGCTGCATTTCCAAGGAATAGATAATATGGAGAGAAAGTATTCAGTTTCTTCAGATATCAGTTATCTGACCATATTAGCATTGGCTGAGTTGGAGGGTTATGGAATGGAGCATGATGTTGTGTAAGAAGAAGATGTAGAAGTAGAA contains:
- the LOC109778519 gene encoding anthocyanidin reductase ((2S)-flavan-3-ol-forming)-like, producing MEPAAGDGTRRKTACVPCGYGYIASALVKLLLEKGYAVKTTLRNPDDVVKNKHLKDLQALGPLEVFRANLDEEGSFDDAVAGCDYVFFDAPPVNLHAENPEKDVIEPAVHGLLNVMRSCVRAGTVKRVVLTSSAAAVSTLPLEGEGHVLDEESWADVEFLTSGKTHAWGFPVSKVHLEKAASAFALEKGISLVTVCPGLMVGAAPAAKVHPSTLDVLSLLSGDDARVRTLKFIVRMSGSIPLVHVDDLCRTEIFVAEEEEASGRYICCSLNTTVVELARFLAAKYPHYNVNTDRFCGLLEKPRVCTSSAKLLGEGLEYKYKNLDEIYDDIIKYGKDLGILPY